A region of Acidithiobacillus ferridurans DNA encodes the following proteins:
- a CDS encoding L,D-transpeptidase, whose amino-acid sequence MPSSNAERPARWLWVDVSAQRLYEMHGAEARSEYVVSTARKGLGEEFDSGCTPRGWHVVRARIGAGLPATAILRGRRWTGACYSAEWAAGQPRRDWILGRILWLSGSETGFNRGGLQDTFRRYIYIHGTADVDHLGQPVSAGCVRMAPDAVCALFAECAVNTPVFVGLQPPLHFPR is encoded by the coding sequence TTGCCCTCTTCGAACGCTGAGCGGCCCGCGCGCTGGCTCTGGGTGGATGTCTCCGCCCAACGCCTGTATGAAATGCACGGCGCCGAAGCGCGCTCCGAGTATGTCGTATCCACGGCCCGTAAGGGGCTGGGCGAAGAGTTCGACAGCGGTTGCACGCCGCGCGGCTGGCATGTAGTGCGCGCGCGCATCGGCGCCGGCCTGCCCGCGACGGCCATTCTGCGCGGCCGGCGCTGGACCGGTGCCTGTTACAGTGCGGAGTGGGCGGCCGGCCAGCCGCGTCGGGACTGGATTCTCGGGCGCATCCTCTGGCTCTCGGGCAGTGAAACGGGTTTTAATCGTGGTGGCCTTCAGGATACCTTCCGCCGTTATATCTACATCCATGGCACCGCCGATGTGGATCATCTCGGTCAACCGGTGTCGGCGGGCTGTGTGCGGATGGCGCCCGATGCGGTATGCGCCCTCTTTGCGGAATGTGCCGTGAATACCCCCGTTTTTGTCGGACTGCAGCCACCGCTGCACTTCCCCCGCTGA
- the rlmD gene encoding 23S rRNA (uracil(1939)-C(5))-methyltransferase RlmD produces the protein MSRPKPIHNAQPEQVFIESLDTEGRGIARVEGKVLFVDGALPGERVWARRTQNHKSFDRAELLQVVKASSLRVSPPCPHFGVCGGCSLQHLEPAAQVAIKQRQLEDHLWRIGKVRPERVLPPIHGPSLGYRSKARLSVRTPKTRGAMVGFRERNSSYVVDMGQCLTLDPRVGQRILPLRALIAQMQSPQDFPQIEVAATPDAVALVFRHMRPLAESDLQHLRAFGAQHDLQIWLQPRGPETLYPLWPEQPEPLHYDLPDYALRLRFDPLVFTQVNQAANQVMVRRAMALLQPQPGEHILDLFCGLGNFTLPIARLGAQVLGIEGDARLVALAAENAAANGLADKARYAVADLTQARMEDFASAGAIDKMLIDPPRSGAIEVLRSLTPGVRRLVYVSCNPATLARDTEYLVHERGYRLRAAGVVNMFPHTAHVESIALFER, from the coding sequence ATGTCGCGTCCCAAGCCCATTCATAACGCTCAGCCTGAGCAGGTGTTTATTGAAAGTCTGGATACCGAGGGACGCGGAATTGCCCGTGTGGAGGGCAAGGTACTGTTTGTCGATGGGGCGCTGCCCGGCGAGCGGGTCTGGGCACGGCGTACCCAGAACCACAAGAGCTTTGATCGTGCCGAGTTGCTGCAGGTGGTCAAGGCGTCCTCCCTGCGGGTGTCGCCGCCTTGTCCTCACTTTGGTGTCTGCGGGGGCTGCAGCCTGCAGCATCTGGAGCCAGCGGCACAGGTGGCTATCAAGCAAAGACAACTGGAAGATCATCTCTGGCGCATCGGCAAGGTCCGCCCCGAACGCGTCCTGCCACCCATTCATGGCCCGAGCCTGGGCTATCGCAGCAAGGCGCGGCTCTCGGTGCGCACGCCGAAAACCCGGGGCGCGATGGTGGGCTTTCGTGAACGCAACAGCAGTTACGTCGTGGATATGGGGCAATGTCTGACCCTCGACCCGCGCGTCGGGCAACGCATTCTGCCCCTGCGGGCGCTGATCGCGCAGATGCAGTCGCCCCAGGATTTCCCACAGATCGAAGTGGCGGCCACGCCGGATGCCGTCGCGCTGGTGTTTCGTCACATGCGGCCGCTGGCGGAAAGTGATCTGCAGCACCTGCGCGCTTTTGGTGCGCAACACGACCTGCAGATATGGTTGCAACCGCGCGGGCCCGAGACCCTGTATCCCTTGTGGCCGGAGCAGCCGGAGCCGCTCCATTACGACCTGCCGGATTATGCGTTGCGCCTGCGTTTTGATCCCCTGGTCTTTACTCAGGTCAATCAGGCGGCGAATCAGGTGATGGTGCGCCGCGCCATGGCCTTGTTGCAACCACAACCGGGAGAGCACATTCTGGACCTCTTCTGCGGGCTCGGGAATTTTACCCTGCCCATCGCCCGCTTGGGAGCGCAGGTGCTTGGCATTGAAGGAGATGCCCGGTTGGTTGCGCTGGCTGCGGAGAATGCCGCCGCCAACGGCCTGGCGGATAAAGCCCGGTATGCTGTAGCCGATCTCACCCAGGCCCGGATGGAAGATTTTGCTTCGGCGGGCGCCATCGACAAAATGCTCATCGACCCGCCCCGCAGTGGAGCCATCGAAGTGTTGCGCAGTCTGACCCCCGGCGTCCGCCGTCTGGTGTATGTCTCCTGCAATCCGGCGACCCTGGCCCGTGACACCGAGTATCTGGTACATGAGCGCGGCTATCGTTTGCGAGCGGCAGGTGTCGTCAACATGTTTCCCCATACTGCCCATGTCGAATCCATTGCCCTCTTCGAACGCTGA
- a CDS encoding 3'-5' exonuclease produces the protein MAEEIATALQNVLVFDIETVPDVAGGRRVHGIELADDAGVAELLEHRRRIETQGATEFLRPYLHRVVAISALWWQGGQVKLSSFGKVDDDEVALVTAFFQFIQRHAPQLVSWNGAAFDLPVLHYRALLHGIPAARYWEHGEQDQNYRWNNYTSRYHERHLDLMDVLSAYQSRNVARLQDIALLLGLPGKLGMSGAEVWTHYQAGELAGIRHYCEVDVLNTALVHLRFELTRGHLDRSAYDVCQTRLRSYLQSRDEAHVQEFLTLWPENLHVASQAHS, from the coding sequence ATGGCAGAAGAAATAGCCACTGCCTTGCAGAATGTGCTGGTTTTCGACATCGAGACGGTGCCCGACGTTGCCGGCGGGCGACGGGTGCATGGCATTGAACTGGCGGACGACGCGGGCGTGGCGGAATTGCTGGAGCACCGGCGTCGCATCGAAACCCAGGGCGCAACGGAGTTTCTGCGCCCCTATCTGCACCGGGTAGTCGCTATTTCCGCCCTTTGGTGGCAGGGCGGACAGGTCAAGCTCAGCAGTTTCGGCAAAGTGGACGATGACGAGGTGGCTCTGGTCACGGCCTTTTTTCAGTTCATTCAGCGCCATGCCCCGCAACTGGTATCCTGGAATGGCGCGGCCTTTGACCTTCCGGTGCTCCATTACCGTGCCCTGCTCCACGGCATCCCTGCCGCCCGCTACTGGGAGCACGGCGAACAGGACCAGAACTATCGCTGGAACAATTACACCAGCCGTTACCACGAGCGCCATCTCGATCTCATGGATGTCCTCTCCGCCTATCAGTCGCGCAATGTCGCCCGCCTCCAGGACATCGCGTTGCTGCTGGGGTTGCCCGGCAAGCTGGGAATGAGCGGTGCGGAGGTCTGGACCCATTATCAGGCAGGGGAGCTGGCGGGCATTCGCCACTACTGCGAAGTCGATGTGCTCAACACGGCCCTGGTCCACCTGCGTTTTGAACTGACTCGCGGGCATCTCGACAGATCGGCTTATGATGTTTGCCAGACCCGGTTGCGGTCTTACCTGCAAAGCCGGGACGAGGCCCACGTCCAGGAATTTCTCACACTGTGGCCAGAGAATCTGCATGTCGCGTCCCAAGCCCATTCATAA
- a CDS encoding DUF1318 domain-containing protein, producing the protein MTRQDWLKTQGWRSVLVLGLLMALSACVTVNIYFPAAAAQKLADQVVGEVYKAAAKGALLAPVAPATSVPAPPVAPAVSVPAPPAAPTRSAASASNALSMASPYHAASYLLAMGFSAISGTAEAAANLDASSPGVQSARAQLEAIAAQMRPYFVSGAVGFTANGLVAIHDAAAVPLQQRAALNGLVNSNNSALSNLYQQIADANGHPEWEGQIQQTFAQAWINKAPAGYWYQSPSGQWQKK; encoded by the coding sequence ATGACGAGGCAGGATTGGCTGAAAACGCAGGGCTGGCGCAGTGTGCTGGTACTGGGGTTGCTTATGGCACTGTCCGCTTGTGTGACCGTCAACATCTACTTCCCGGCTGCGGCGGCACAGAAGCTGGCGGATCAGGTGGTCGGCGAGGTGTATAAGGCCGCCGCCAAAGGCGCCCTGCTGGCTCCGGTTGCGCCCGCCACATCGGTACCTGCGCCGCCGGTTGCGCCCGCCGTATCGGTACCCGCGCCGCCGGCTGCCCCGACACGGTCCGCAGCCTCCGCCAGCAATGCCCTGAGCATGGCATCCCCCTACCATGCGGCCAGCTACCTGCTCGCCATGGGCTTCTCCGCCATCAGCGGCACGGCGGAGGCCGCCGCCAACCTCGATGCGTCCAGCCCCGGAGTGCAATCGGCCAGGGCGCAGCTCGAGGCGATAGCGGCGCAGATGCGCCCTTATTTTGTCAGCGGCGCCGTGGGTTTTACCGCCAATGGTCTGGTTGCCATCCATGATGCCGCGGCCGTGCCCCTGCAGCAGCGGGCGGCCCTGAATGGTCTCGTGAACAGCAATAACAGCGCACTCAGCAACCTCTACCAGCAGATCGCTGATGCCAATGGTCATCCCGAGTGGGAGGGTCAAATTCAGCAGACTTTTGCCCAAGCTTGGATCAACAAGGCACCGGCGGGATACTGGTATCAGTCGCCCAGTGGTCAATGGCAGAAGAAATAG